A region of Candidatus Atribacteria bacterium ADurb.Bin276 DNA encodes the following proteins:
- a CDS encoding VRR-NUC domain protein, whose amino-acid sequence MNKGPSEDILQQHCFQWFRLQYPDRIIYHVPNGGKRNYLEAVKFKRMGVVAGVPDLVIPEPTQEYHGLYIELKANKNKPTANQRTMIEQLASRGYRVEVCNEFEQFKRVVKGYFEGRMKFTLYMTQKEFEEKFSN is encoded by the coding sequence TTGAATAAAGGTCCCTCTGAAGACATTCTTCAACAGCATTGCTTCCAATGGTTTCGGCTGCAATACCCTGACAGGATCATTTATCATGTCCCCAATGGAGGCAAGAGAAACTACCTAGAGGCCGTTAAATTCAAGAGAATGGGTGTTGTGGCGGGGGTCCCTGATTTGGTCATTCCTGAACCAACCCAAGAGTACCACGGGCTATACATCGAGCTAAAGGCTAACAAAAACAAACCTACTGCAAACCAAAGAACCATGATTGAGCAGTTAGCGTCCAGAGGTTACAGGGTGGAGGTTTGTAATGAGTTTGAACAATTCAAGAGGGTTGTGAAAGGGTATTTTGAAGGGAGAATGAAGTTCACTTTGTATATGACGCAAAAAGAATTCGAAGAGAAATTTAGTAATTAG